A single genomic interval of uncultured Pseudodesulfovibrio sp. harbors:
- a CDS encoding (2Fe-2S) ferredoxin domain-containing protein — translation MAIPERMIICCQSFRAGGEPKGICHKQTDGFLQYIEEEIIDRGLDALVVASSCLKQCESGPIIVVQPENWWFKGVDSEEAIDEILDALEEGEPCAEYLAA, via the coding sequence ATGGCTATCCCAGAAAGAATGATCATCTGTTGTCAGAGTTTCCGCGCAGGCGGCGAACCAAAAGGCATCTGCCACAAGCAGACTGACGGTTTCCTTCAGTACATCGAAGAGGAAATCATTGATCGCGGTCTCGACGCGCTGGTGGTGGCAAGCTCCTGCCTCAAGCAGTGTGAGTCCGGTCCCATCATCGTTGTTCAGCCTGAGAACTGGTGGTTCAAGGGCGTGGATTCCGAAGAGGCCATCGACGAGATCCTGGACGCTCTCGAAGAGGGCGAACCCTGCGCCGAATATTTGGCCGCCTAG
- the nifE gene encoding nitrogenase iron-molybdenum cofactor biosynthesis protein NifE, which translates to MSTTILEERKSQIHRTGSGDIDIACNRESLAGAVSQRACVFCGSRVVLYPIADALHLVHGPIGCAVYTWDIRGALSSGPELHRLSFSTDLQETDVIFGGEKKLEAALDELIDRHSPKAAFVYSTCIVGLIGDDLEAVCRKMSEKKGIPVLPVQSEGFKGSKREGYLAACKAMFKLIGKGDTSDVSPLSVNIFGDFNLAGEIWIVREYFEKMGVQVVANVTGDGRVADIEKCHGAALNLVQCSGATLDLAKMMEEEYGIPYERVSYLGIEDMADSLYKVADFFKDKDPGIVERTQNLVRGELEKLMPELARFRRDLEGKKVAMYVGGSFKAFSLIKAFRHLGMKCVMVGSQTGTKEDYAELAQISDPDTVIIDDANPLELSHFIKEKDVDVFVGGVKERPIAFKLGVGFCDHNHERKEALEGFVGMYNFAREIHSSVMSPVWQFAPRRANRLAEETKEAVNE; encoded by the coding sequence ATGAGCACCACGATATTAGAAGAAAGAAAGAGTCAGATTCACCGGACCGGTTCCGGCGACATCGACATAGCCTGCAACCGGGAATCCTTGGCCGGAGCCGTCAGCCAGCGCGCCTGCGTGTTCTGTGGTTCCCGCGTGGTCCTGTACCCCATCGCCGACGCGCTGCACCTCGTGCACGGCCCCATCGGCTGCGCGGTTTACACATGGGATATCCGCGGCGCGCTTTCCAGCGGCCCGGAACTGCATCGCCTCTCGTTCTCCACGGATTTGCAGGAGACCGATGTCATCTTCGGCGGTGAAAAGAAGCTTGAGGCCGCGCTTGATGAACTCATCGACAGGCATTCGCCCAAAGCCGCGTTTGTCTATTCCACCTGCATCGTCGGGTTGATCGGCGACGACCTTGAAGCCGTCTGCCGCAAGATGTCCGAGAAGAAGGGTATCCCGGTCCTGCCGGTCCAATCCGAAGGCTTCAAGGGCAGCAAGCGTGAAGGGTATCTCGCCGCGTGCAAGGCTATGTTCAAGCTCATCGGCAAGGGAGATACGTCCGACGTCTCGCCGCTATCCGTCAATATCTTCGGCGATTTCAACCTTGCCGGTGAAATCTGGATCGTGCGCGAATATTTTGAAAAAATGGGCGTGCAGGTCGTTGCCAATGTTACCGGCGACGGGCGCGTTGCCGACATTGAAAAGTGTCACGGCGCAGCTCTGAATCTTGTTCAGTGTTCCGGCGCGACCCTCGACCTGGCCAAGATGATGGAAGAGGAATACGGCATCCCATACGAGCGCGTCTCCTACCTCGGCATTGAGGACATGGCCGACTCCCTTTACAAGGTGGCCGACTTTTTCAAGGACAAGGACCCCGGTATTGTTGAGCGCACCCAGAATCTCGTCCGTGGTGAACTGGAAAAGCTGATGCCTGAACTGGCACGGTTCCGCCGCGATCTCGAAGGCAAGAAGGTCGCCATGTACGTGGGCGGCTCGTTCAAGGCGTTTTCGCTTATCAAGGCTTTCCGCCACCTCGGTATGAAGTGTGTCATGGTCGGTTCCCAGACCGGCACCAAGGAAGATTACGCCGAACTGGCCCAGATTTCCGATCCCGATACCGTTATCATCGACGACGCCAACCCGCTCGAACTGTCCCATTTCATCAAAGAAAAGGACGTGGACGTTTTCGTGGGCGGGGTCAAGGAACGCCCCATCGCATTCAAGCTCGGTGTCGGTTTCTGCGACCACAATCATGAACGCAAGGAAGCACTGGAAGGATTTGTCGGCATGTACAACTTTGCCAGGGAAATCCATTCCTCGGTCATGTCGCCCGTCTGGCAGTTCGCCCCACGCCGCGCCAACCGCTTGGCAGAAGAGACGAAGGAGGCCGTCAATGAGTAA
- a CDS encoding GNAT family N-acetyltransferase, with translation MPKAVTIRPARHSDIDSLVLLLGELFSIEEDFVVEGERQRRGLEMLLNQGRGRILTAVSADGTVVGMCTGQLTVSTAEGGPAVLIEDVIVREDWRGHGVGAQLMDSITAWARDNEATRIQLLADRNNQPALQFYKYLGWEPTQLICQRKRL, from the coding sequence ATGCCGAAAGCCGTGACCATCCGCCCTGCACGCCATTCAGACATCGACAGTCTCGTTTTGCTCCTTGGGGAACTGTTTTCCATTGAGGAGGATTTCGTTGTCGAGGGAGAGAGACAGCGACGCGGTCTGGAAATGTTGCTGAATCAAGGTCGGGGACGCATCCTGACCGCTGTGTCCGCTGATGGAACTGTCGTTGGCATGTGCACGGGGCAGTTGACGGTTTCCACGGCTGAAGGCGGTCCCGCCGTCCTTATCGAGGACGTCATCGTCCGTGAGGATTGGCGGGGCCATGGCGTGGGGGCGCAGCTCATGGATTCCATTACCGCATGGGCGCGCGACAACGAGGCGACCCGCATCCAACTGCTGGCCGACAGGAACAATCAGCCTGCACTGCAATTTTACAAATACCTTGGTTGGGAACCGACACAACTGATTTGTCAGAGAAAACGACTGTAA
- a CDS encoding nitrogenase component 1, which translates to MSNAVKKASNPNYVSTTNACKLCTPLGASLAFRGVEGGIPFLHGSQGCATYMRRYVISHYREPVDIASSALGEKHAIYGGAPNLKKGILNVMKKYEPSCIGIATTCLTETIGDDVPMILKEFRSEFGDLDLPELVQVSTPSYNGTHTDGWHGAVRSLVEQLCTSKAADTGRVNILPNMVSCEDVRHLRDICRDFSINATILPDISETLDGPALEDYVKIPSGGTPLSEIREMSGALGTIEFGRCLPKQTGGSSLERDFGVANHRIGLPMGLRESDRFLETLEEISGTIMPRRYELERGRLIDAYVDGHRYVFGKRAVVYGEEDLVVGLCAFLAEIGVDVVLAGSGSRRKGMEDAIAKVTDGVARKTPEVCEGVDFHDIAEKAEALRPDLLIGHSKGYRYAKAWNIPLIRVGFPVHDRFGGQRTLHLGYRGALNLFDRVVNAVIEKKQSDSPVGYGYI; encoded by the coding sequence ATGAGTAATGCAGTGAAGAAGGCATCCAATCCCAATTATGTTTCCACTACCAACGCCTGCAAGCTGTGCACTCCGCTCGGCGCATCCCTCGCCTTCCGGGGCGTGGAAGGCGGCATCCCGTTCCTGCACGGTTCGCAGGGCTGCGCCACCTACATGCGGCGTTACGTCATCTCTCATTATCGTGAACCCGTGGACATTGCTTCTTCCGCGCTGGGCGAAAAACACGCCATTTACGGCGGTGCGCCCAACCTCAAGAAGGGCATCCTCAACGTCATGAAGAAGTACGAGCCGTCCTGTATCGGCATCGCCACCACCTGCCTCACCGAGACCATCGGCGACGATGTGCCCATGATTCTCAAGGAGTTCAGGAGCGAATTCGGTGATCTCGACCTGCCCGAACTGGTGCAGGTCTCCACCCCCAGCTACAACGGTACGCACACCGACGGCTGGCACGGTGCGGTCCGTTCCCTCGTTGAACAGCTGTGCACTTCCAAGGCCGCTGATACCGGACGCGTAAACATCCTGCCGAACATGGTCTCGTGCGAGGACGTCCGCCACTTGCGCGATATCTGCCGTGATTTCAGCATAAATGCCACTATCCTGCCCGATATCTCGGAAACCCTCGATGGCCCCGCGCTGGAAGATTACGTGAAAATCCCGTCCGGGGGCACGCCCCTCAGCGAGATCAGGGAAATGTCTGGCGCGCTCGGCACAATCGAGTTCGGACGCTGCCTTCCCAAGCAGACGGGAGGCTCCTCCCTGGAGCGCGATTTCGGTGTGGCAAACCACCGTATCGGCCTGCCCATGGGGCTGCGCGAATCCGACCGTTTCCTTGAAACGCTGGAAGAGATTTCCGGCACGATCATGCCTCGCCGATACGAACTGGAGCGGGGCCGCCTCATCGACGCTTATGTAGACGGGCACAGGTATGTGTTCGGCAAGCGGGCCGTGGTCTACGGCGAGGAAGACCTCGTTGTCGGCCTGTGCGCCTTCCTTGCCGAAATCGGCGTAGACGTGGTGCTGGCAGGTTCCGGTTCCCGCAGGAAAGGCATGGAGGACGCCATCGCCAAGGTCACGGACGGCGTGGCCCGCAAGACCCCTGAAGTCTGCGAGGGCGTGGATTTCCACGATATCGCAGAAAAGGCCGAGGCCCTTAGGCCTGACCTGCTCATTGGTCATTCCAAGGGCTACAGATATGCCAAGGCGTGGAATATCCCGCTTATTCGCGTGGGCTTTCCGGTTCATGACCGTTTTGGCGGCCAGCGCACCCTGCACCTCGGCTATCGCGGCGCGCTCAATCTGTTCGATCGTGTGGTCAACGCCGTCATTGAAAAGAAGCAGTCCGATTCACCCGTCGGCTACGGATATATCTAG
- a CDS encoding radical SAM protein, whose translation MHKDITKHPCFNKETAGSCGRVHLPVAPKCNIQCNYCNRKYDCVNESRPGVTSSVLKPFQAVEYMDKVLAKEPRITVAGIAGPGDPFANPAETIETMRLLNQNHPHLLFCLSSNGMGILPYLDDIAELGVSHVTITISAVDPKVGAQIYAWVKDGNVVYHGEKGAEVLLDRQLRAIKGLKERGIIVKVNSIVIPGINDEHIIEVAKVCATLGADIQNMIPLKPTADTPFSHLSEPGRETVLPLRREGGEFIEQMTHCKRCRADAVGLLGKDQSASLCGTLQACSKLKPLEAKLARPHVAVATREGMLVNQHLGEATSFQIWSEADTGGYRFIEERQAPEVGCGPQRWADLSDVLKDCRAVLSAAIGETPRMTLEKNGVKPYVVDGVIEDALRFVYEGGDMNALKVRRTGIGGGCAGGGGGCG comes from the coding sequence ATGCATAAGGACATCACCAAGCACCCCTGTTTCAACAAGGAAACCGCAGGAAGCTGCGGCCGTGTACACCTGCCCGTGGCACCTAAGTGCAACATCCAGTGCAACTACTGCAACCGCAAGTACGACTGTGTGAACGAGTCCCGCCCCGGCGTGACGAGCAGTGTGCTCAAGCCGTTTCAGGCTGTTGAGTACATGGATAAAGTGCTGGCAAAAGAACCGAGGATAACGGTTGCAGGTATTGCCGGACCGGGTGACCCGTTTGCCAATCCAGCCGAAACCATCGAGACCATGCGCCTGCTTAACCAGAATCATCCCCACCTCCTGTTCTGCCTGTCGAGCAACGGTATGGGCATCCTGCCGTATCTTGACGACATCGCCGAACTCGGTGTGTCCCATGTGACCATCACCATTTCCGCCGTGGACCCGAAGGTCGGCGCGCAGATTTACGCTTGGGTCAAAGACGGCAATGTCGTCTACCACGGTGAGAAGGGGGCTGAAGTGCTCCTTGACCGTCAGCTCCGGGCTATCAAGGGCCTCAAGGAGCGTGGCATTATTGTCAAGGTCAATTCCATCGTCATTCCCGGCATCAACGATGAACATATCATCGAAGTCGCCAAAGTCTGTGCCACTCTTGGTGCGGACATACAGAACATGATTCCGCTCAAGCCCACGGCTGACACTCCGTTCTCGCACTTGTCCGAACCGGGGCGGGAAACCGTGTTGCCGCTGCGTAGGGAAGGCGGAGAGTTCATTGAACAGATGACGCATTGCAAACGGTGTCGAGCCGATGCGGTCGGACTGCTCGGCAAGGATCAGTCCGCGTCCCTGTGCGGCACTTTGCAGGCCTGCTCCAAACTCAAGCCGCTGGAAGCCAAGTTGGCGCGTCCGCACGTCGCCGTCGCCACCCGTGAGGGCATGCTCGTGAATCAGCATCTCGGCGAGGCCACGTCCTTCCAGATTTGGTCCGAGGCTGATACCGGTGGTTACCGTTTCATTGAGGAAAGACAGGCTCCGGAGGTGGGCTGCGGTCCTCAGCGATGGGCCGATTTGTCCGACGTGCTCAAGGACTGCCGTGCCGTTCTGTCCGCTGCCATCGGTGAAACTCCACGCATGACTCTGGAGAAGAACGGGGTGAAGCCGTACGTTGTGGATGGGGTTATTGAAGATGCCTTGCGATTTGTTTACGAGGGCGGTGATATGAATGCTCTGAAGGTTCGTCGGACCGGTATTGGCGGCGGGTGCGCTGGAGGTGGAGGCGGCTGCGGCTAG